Part of the uncultured Desulfobacter sp. genome, GCTTCGCTCATGGGAATCTTATACATTACGGTCCCAAAAATCAGCGGCCGGCAACGATACTATGCCTGGGCCGCATGGGGAAACTTTGGATGCCACACTGCCGGCGTATTAATCCTGATCATTGGATTCCATATGATCGGTATTCTGGGGCTGACATCGGGATTTGCCCCGGGCTCCGAGGAGTTCAGGGCCGCATCGGATTTGGGCAAACAATTTGTCATTGCCGGCGGTGTTTTAATTTTGATCTCTGTTTTGCTGTTCAGTTTAAATATGCTGCGAACCCTGCTGGTCAAAGGCAAGCGCACAACCCCGGCCATGACATCAAACAAGCCGGTTCAGAACAAACTGGCTGGGGCCACCGCCTTTCTTGCCGCGGGCATGATCCTTTTCAATACCGCCCCCGGCATGGCATCCGCCACCCAGGTACCGGAAAAAGCCGATGTCATCATCATCGGAGACCGGCTTGTGGATATCGCTTACAACCTGGGGGTGCTGCCAGCAGCCATGTCGGTGCGCTGTTCCCTCTGGCCGCTGTGTGACACCCTGAAAAACGCCACCCAGGTTTTAGGCTGTCCCAATTGCCTGCAAAAGAAAAAAGCCAAACCGTTGATCAATTTTGCCAAAGCCCATCATATCAAACGCGTGATCATTGAAAAAGGTGAGCCGTTCTGCCTCCTGGTACCTGAACTGCATCCGGAAAAAACAGCGGGTATGCTTGAAGGCCACGGCTTATCCGTGACCATTGTTGAATATTCCCATGACTTGGATAAAACCGTTAACCGGATGGCCGCTCTTTTGGGGAAAGAAGATAGAGCGCAAGCGCTTCTGGACAACTATGAAAAGAGCCTGGCTAGGACCATGAAAAATATAGAAACAAAGACGTTTGCAAAGCGGGTGGTGATTCTCAACGGTGTATTCCAGGCATCCTCGGGCAAATCCTTTTTACGGGTGGAAAGTCCCGGGGGTTACGCCGATCAGTTCCTTTTATCAGTATTGAAAAGTACCAACGTCGGCAATGAAATGGTCACCCCGGGGAAAAAATCGTCCAAAGGCCATTATTCCATCCGTAAACTCGACCATTTAGTTACGGCCGCCCCCGATGCCATTATCGTCACGGGAGACGGGTTTGCCGTCCAGAAAGCGCTGGACCGGGCACTTGTTCAAAATCCGAACCTGGCCGGCGTACCGGCCATAAAAAACCAGGCCGTATACAATCTGCCCGGTTTTATCCAGTCCAGCCTTATTGAATACCCCTCCATTCTCGCCCAATGGGCATTTGTGTTGGCACGTTAAACTTTCCATGTCATTCGCAGGGCGGCAGCACCGCCCTGCAGACTACATATTTATCCGGGTTTAACGGCCCACGCCGGCACCATGGACAAATCCACGCCCCACAATAACGGCAGCAGATAAACAACGAATATTGTAATCAAAACGGTACCCAGAATATTAAGCCAGACACCGGCCCTGGCCATCTGCCGTATGGAGACACACCCGCTGCCGAAGACCACGGCGTTGGGCGGGGTGGCCACCGGCAGCATAAATGCATAGGATGCTGCCACACAGGCTCCGATAATGGTGGCAAAGGGATGGACCCCCATGGCAATGGCGGCACTGCCCATGATGGGCACAAGCAGGGTGGCCGTGGCCGTATTTGAGGTAATTTCCGTTAGGAAAATGGTAATCAGCACCACCACGCCCACAAACACCAAAAGACTGGTTCCCTCAAGGGCCCCCAGTTGGCCTGCAATATAAGTGGCCAATTCGGTCCGGGTAAATCCGTTGGCAATGGCAAGCCCGCCACCGAAAAGCAAAATTACATCCCAGGGAATCTTCACGGCGGTTTGCCAGTCAAGCAGGAAGGTCTTTTTTTTAAAATCCACGGGAATACAAAAAAGCAGAAGCGCCCCCATGATACCGATGGTCGCATCACTGATATAATTGAAATGGGGCATGATCCCATGTATAAAATCAGCCTTGGCCAAAAAGCCCCGGGAGAGCCAGAATGCCGCCATAAGGCACCCCACGGACACAATCTTTTTTTCGGCGCCCGACATGGGGCCAAGCTTTTTGATCTCGTCGTCAATGATGGCTGCCCCGCCGGAGAGTTCCAGGTCGCCCATGGGGAAAAGCAATTTGGTCAGGAAAAACCATGCAATCCCTAAAGTAATCACGGCAAGGGGCACACCGAAAAGCATCCACTGGCCGAATCCAATTTCAATTTTGAACATCTTTTCCACCATGCCTGCCATCACCGTGTTGGGCGGGGTGCCGATAATGGTGGCCACACCACCGACGGATGCCGCATAGGCGATGCCCAGCATCAAACTTCTGCCGAAATTGAACTCAGGGCTTTCATCCACGCAAACGTATCTTAAATCATCGGAGCTGAGCCCGGTCACCTGGTTGATGACCGCAAGCCCGATGGGCACCATCATCATGGCCGTGGCGGTGTTGGAGACCCACATGGACAAAAAGGCTGTGGCCACCATAAATCCCATGATCATCCGGGAAGGGCTGACCCCGACGGCCCGGATGGTATACAGGGCCACCCGGCGGTGCAGATTCCATTTTTCCATAGTTACAGCCAGGAAAAACCCGCCCATGAACAGATAAATCAGATGATTGGCATAGGGGGCTGTGGCCACTTGAGATTTCATGACACCAAGAAGCGGGAAAAGTGCTATGGGCAACAGACTTGTGGCAGGGATGGGAATGGCTTCGGTAATCCACCAGATTGCCATGAGAACGGTCACGGCCGCCACGCGCCAGGCTTCGGGTTTCATCCCGTGGGGAACCGGCAGCAAAAGCATTAAAATAAAAATAACCGGGCCCAAAAAAAATCCAACGGCCCTGCCCTTTCCAGCATCTACCATCTTGTTCATAACCTTACCCTTACGTCATTAAATATGGTTGTTCAAAGACAAGGATCAGGTTTTAGGACTGTAATGGCGCTTCAACCAGGATCCCAGCCCGTCAAGGCCGGGAAACAGCACGCGCTCTGTTATATTGCACAAATCCAATTTATCCCGGCATTCCCATTTCAGGTCTGCCGGAATAATAATGCGCTGGAAACACTCCGTATGAACATTGAGCCAGTCATCGATCATGCGGCAGGGATTGGGCATGACTGAAAAAAGAGCATACTGGTTCACAATGCGCTCGTCAATGGATGGCGGTTCAAAAAAAAGCAGGAACTCTTCGGACCGGCCCAGGGCATCAAACTGGGTTAAGGTTTCAACATACTGGTGAAAGGTTTTCTCCCCGGCGTGGCAGTCCGGTCTTTCCTGGCCGATACTGGTGAGCAGTTCCACGGTAAAGGCCTGGGCGCCTTCGGTGGTCAGTTGCCCTTTAAGTTCCAAGGGCAGCAGTTCATGAACCTGTTCATAATTGATCCGCCAGATCACCCCGTCCACGTCAAACCGTTCAATATTGGCCAGGGCAAAATGAAGGGCGATTAACGGTGAATAGGTCCAGTCCATCAAGCGAGTGGGCAGTCCGTGGTGCTGGGCCACGGCCAGAAGATGCCAGAAAGAATCGGGATCTTCGCGTCCCTGGGCCCGGGAGTATTTTCGAAAATTGCGCAGCAGATGCTTTTCAAGGGTCCAGAACGGGCCACCCAAACGCATCAAAGAGGTCTCAAGGCGGTAGGCGGCATCGGAGAGCCCCCGGTAAACAAAGGGGGGGCGGTACCTTTGAATGGTATCATTCCAGGACCCCTTGAATAATTCCTCCTGGAGCATGCCCCAGGAATCAACAATAATATCCAGCATAAAACAATCTCCCCCGGGCAACCCCGGTCTCTTCAATTTATGACTTGTAAATATCACATTTGGTTAAACTGGTCACATTTGTTTACAAATATAATCACGCCGCGAATTGTATTAGCCCTATCTAACTTATATAAATTGACATACTTTATTCTCTATGCCATAACCCGACTGACCAGTAGAATAAATGATTGTTATGGATAAGCTTATGC contains:
- a CDS encoding cbb3-type cytochrome c oxidase subunit I yields the protein MPEKMAKLFIITSLFFLLFCCIEGLMFPLKFALKSICSTLFHIPGDQIKAFFGYFVAKIHTHVGLIGWLSASLMGILYITVPKISGRQRYYAWAAWGNFGCHTAGVLILIIGFHMIGILGLTSGFAPGSEEFRAASDLGKQFVIAGGVLILISVLLFSLNMLRTLLVKGKRTTPAMTSNKPVQNKLAGATAFLAAGMILFNTAPGMASATQVPEKADVIIIGDRLVDIAYNLGVLPAAMSVRCSLWPLCDTLKNATQVLGCPNCLQKKKAKPLINFAKAHHIKRVIIEKGEPFCLLVPELHPEKTAGMLEGHGLSVTIVEYSHDLDKTVNRMAALLGKEDRAQALLDNYEKSLARTMKNIETKTFAKRVVILNGVFQASSGKSFLRVESPGGYADQFLLSVLKSTNVGNEMVTPGKKSSKGHYSIRKLDHLVTAAPDAIIVTGDGFAVQKALDRALVQNPNLAGVPAIKNQAVYNLPGFIQSSLIEYPSILAQWAFVLAR
- a CDS encoding FRG domain-containing protein, translating into MLDIIVDSWGMLQEELFKGSWNDTIQRYRPPFVYRGLSDAAYRLETSLMRLGGPFWTLEKHLLRNFRKYSRAQGREDPDSFWHLLAVAQHHGLPTRLMDWTYSPLIALHFALANIERFDVDGVIWRINYEQVHELLPLELKGQLTTEGAQAFTVELLTSIGQERPDCHAGEKTFHQYVETLTQFDALGRSEEFLLFFEPPSIDERIVNQYALFSVMPNPCRMIDDWLNVHTECFQRIIIPADLKWECRDKLDLCNITERVLFPGLDGLGSWLKRHYSPKT
- a CDS encoding DASS family sodium-coupled anion symporter encodes the protein MNKMVDAGKGRAVGFFLGPVIFILMLLLPVPHGMKPEAWRVAAVTVLMAIWWITEAIPIPATSLLPIALFPLLGVMKSQVATAPYANHLIYLFMGGFFLAVTMEKWNLHRRVALYTIRAVGVSPSRMIMGFMVATAFLSMWVSNTATAMMMVPIGLAVINQVTGLSSDDLRYVCVDESPEFNFGRSLMLGIAYAASVGGVATIIGTPPNTVMAGMVEKMFKIEIGFGQWMLFGVPLAVITLGIAWFFLTKLLFPMGDLELSGGAAIIDDEIKKLGPMSGAEKKIVSVGCLMAAFWLSRGFLAKADFIHGIMPHFNYISDATIGIMGALLLFCIPVDFKKKTFLLDWQTAVKIPWDVILLFGGGLAIANGFTRTELATYIAGQLGALEGTSLLVFVGVVVLITIFLTEITSNTATATLLVPIMGSAAIAMGVHPFATIIGACVAASYAFMLPVATPPNAVVFGSGCVSIRQMARAGVWLNILGTVLITIFVVYLLPLLWGVDLSMVPAWAVKPG